Proteins from a genomic interval of Triplophysa dalaica isolate WHDGS20190420 chromosome 21, ASM1584641v1, whole genome shotgun sequence:
- the ccl44 gene encoding chemokine (C-C motif) ligand 44: MFLHTVSILLISAVLFGCLEGNGVQMQRDVQCCMQYSHGKVRTKDVLRFEVQTEGPDCSIRAIILYTKKAVKCADPRDRKVKRLLRKLFQRQGAKSRRIMWLNLPVMSEVAIVDSQKMNKTK, from the exons ATGTTCCTGCACACCGTCTCCATCCTCTTGATCTCTGCCGTGCTCTTCGGCTGCCTGGAAG GGAATGGTGTCCAAATGCAGAGGGACGTTCAGTGTTGTATGCAGTACTCTCACGGCAAGGTCCGGACCAAAGATGTGCTGAGGTTTGAGGTGCAGACTGAGGGGCCAGACTGCAGCATAAGAGCCATCAT ATTGTACACCAAAAAGGCGGTGAAGTGTGCCGATCCAAGAGATAGGAAGGTGAAGAGGTTACTACGGAAACTGTTCCAGAGGCAGGGAGCCAAATCCCGCAGGATCATGTGGCTGAATCTCCCCGTGATGTCAGAG GTCGCCATTGTTGATTCTCAAAAGATGAACAAG acCAAGTGA